Genomic window (Kosakonia sp. BYX6):
AAAAATAAATACCCGTAAAAACAATTTACTGTCGTTATTATTCTGCTCATTAAACCAACACAAATTACATTTGTGTCAATCGGCGAATTAACGGGACAAATAAAAATTATTAATTAATTTGTGCCTTATAAATTTAAGGCTACGCTTTAACAATTCAGCACTGTTATTAATTGTTGGGTTTCGAGTAGGTTCCAATAATGTTCGATAGTTGCTGGATATTTGTTAATTAAATGTTTATTTAATTGATTGGTTATACCAATTCACCCTCAAGGCTGATTGTAATGTCATTTTTTCGTTATAATCACCCTCTCTGGCTGTGCGAATGCCCGATTTTACAGATTGTTGCATTCTGTGTGACATATACGGCAGAACCCAGTAACACCTTACTGACACAGAGCCAATCATGTTTACAGTAACGTAACCTTTCCGTAAAATGCCCGCACACTTTAAGCGCCACCAGATCCCGTGGAATTGAGGTCGTTAAATGAGACTCAGGAAATACAATAAAAGTTTGGGATGGTTGTCATTAATCGCCGGCACTGTTTTACTCAGTGGTTGCGATTCTGCACTTCTTGACCCCAAAGGACAGATTGGTCTGGAGCAACGTTCGCTGATACTGACGGCATTTGGCCTGATGTTGATTGTCGTTATTCCTGCAATCTTAATGGCCGTTGGTTTCGCCTGGAAGTATCGTGCAAGCAATAAAGATGCGAAGTATAGCCCTAACTGGTCACACTCCAATAAAGTGGAAGCTGTGGTCTGGACAGTGCCGATTCTGATCATCCTGTTCCTTGCCGTTTTGACCTGGAAAACCACCCACTCGCTCGAGCCGAGCAAACCACTGGCACATGATGAACACCCAATCACGATTGAAGTGGTCGCCATGGACTGGAAATGGTTCTTCATCTACCCGGAACAGGGCATCGCTACCGTGAATGAAATCGCCTTCCCGGCGAACACTCCGGTGGAATTCAAAGTCACCTCGAACTCCGTGATGAACTCGTTCTTTATCCCGCGTCTGGGCAGCCAGATTTACGCGATGGCCGGTATGCAGACCAAACTGCATCTGATTGCCAACGAAGCCGGTACTTATGATGGCATCTCCGCCAGCTACAGTGGCCCAGGCTTCTCCGGCATGAAGTTTAAAGCCATTGCCACGCCGGACCGCGCCGCGTTCGACCAGTGGGTCGCGAAAGCGAAACAGTCTTCTACTACTCTGCCGGATATGGCTGCGTACGAGAAAATTGCCGCACCAAGCGAATACAACAAGGTTGAATACTTCTCCAGCGTGAAACCCGATTTGTTTAAAGACGTTATCAACAAATTTATGGGCCACGGCAAGAGCATGGACATGACCCAACCGGAAGGTGAGCACAACTCACACGAAGGCATGGAAGGCATGGACATGAGCCACGCGGAAACCTCTCACTAAGGGGCCGAGGAAAACGATGTTCGGAAAACTTACACTGGATGCAGTGCCGTATCATGAACCTATTATCATGATCACGATCGCTGCGATTATCGTCGGTGGTCTGGCGGTAGTCGGCCTGATCTCTTACTTCGGTAAGTGGTCCTGGCTATGGAATGAGTGGTTAACCTCCGTTGACCATAAACGTCTTGGCATTATGTATGTCCTCGTAGCTGTAGTTATGCTGCTGCGTGGCTTTGCTGACGCCGTGATGATGCGTAGCCAGCAAGCGCTGGCCTCGGCGGGTGAAGCGGGCTTCTTGCCACCTCACCACTACGATCAGATCTTCACCGCCCACGGCGTGATTATGATCTTCTTCGTGGCGATGCCGTTTGTTATCGGTCTGATGAACCTGGTGGTTCCGCTGCAGATCGGTGCGCGCGACGTTGCGTTCCCGTTCCTTAACAACCTGAGCTTCTGGTTCACGGTTGTGGGCGTGATTCTGGTTAACATCTCTCTGGGCGTCGGTGAGTTCGCGCAGACAGGTTGGCTGGCTTATCCGCCGCTATCGGGAATTGAATATAGCCCTGGTGTCGGGGTCGATTATTGGATCTGGAGTCTCCAGCTATCCGGTATCGGTACGACGCTGACCGGTATCAACTTCTTAGTGACCATTCTGAAGATGCGTGCGCCGGGCATGACTATGTTTAAAATGCCGGTCTTCACCTGGGCGTCACTGTGCGCCAACGTGCTGATCATCGCATCGTTCCCAATTCTGACTGTCACCATCGCACTGCTTACCCTGGATCGCTATCTGGGTACCCATTTCTTTACCAACGATATGGGTGGCAACATGATGATGTACATCAACCTGATTTGGGCCTGGGGTCACCCGGAAGTGTACATTCTGGTGCTGCCGGTGTTCGGTGTGTTCTCCGAAATTACCGCCACCTTCTCGCGTAAACGCCTGTTTGGCTACACCTCGCTGGTGTGGGCGACCGTGTGTATTACCATCCTGTCGTTCATCGTTTGGCTGCACCACTTCTTCACCATGGGTGCCGGTGCGAACGTTAACGCCTTCTTCGGTATTACCACGATGATCATCGCCATCCCGACCGGGGTGAAGATCTTCAACTGGCTGTTCACCATGTACCAAGGCCGCATCGTGTTCCACTCAGCCATGCTGTGGACCATCGGCTTTATCGTCACCTTCTCTGTAGGTGGGATGACCGGCGTGCTGCTGGCCGTTCCGGGCGCAGACTTCGTACTGCACAACAGCCTGTTCCTGATCGCGCACTTCCATAACGTTATCATCGGCGGTGTGGTGTTCGGTTGCTTCGCAGGTCTGACCTACTGGTGGCCGAAAGCGTTCGGTTACACCCTGAACGAAACCTGGGGTAAACGCGCATTCTGGTTCTGGATCATCGGCTTCTTCGTCGCATTTATGCCGCTGTACGTACTGGGCTTTATGGGTATGACCCGTCGCCTCAGCCAGCAGATTGATCCGCAGTTCCACCTGATGCTGATGATTGCCGCCGGCGGTGCCGCGCTGATCGCTATCGGTATCCTGTGTCTGCTGATTCAGATCTTCGTGTCAATTCGCGACCGCGATCAGAACCGTGATCTGACCGGTGACCCATGGGGTGGCCGTACGCTGGAGTGGGCAACCTCTTCTCCGCCGCCGTTCTACAACTTCGCACATGTTCCGGAAATTCACGAACGTGACGCGTTTTGGGAAATGAAAGAGAAAGGCGAAGCGTACAAACAACCTGCGCAGTATGAAGAAATTCATATGCCGAAAAACAGCGGTGCTGGCATTGTTATCGCCGCGTTTGCAACGGTATTCGGTTTTGCCATGATCTGGCACATCTGGTGGATGGCTATCGTCGGCTTCGCGGGCATCATCATCAGCTGGATTGTGAAGAGCTTCGACGAGGACGTGGATTACTACGTACCGGTTGCAGAAATCGAGAAACTGGAAAATCAGCATTTCGATGAGATCACTAAAGCAGGGCTGAAAAATGGCAACTGATACTCTGACGAACGCGCATGCCCACGCGCACGAACACGGGCACCACGATGCAGGGCCGAATAAAGTCTTCGGTTTCTGGATCTACCTGATGAGCGACTGCATTCTGTTCTGCTGTCTGTTCGCGACCTATGCCGTTCTGGTGAATGGCACAGCGGGCGGCCCGGCTGGCAAGGACATTTTCGAACTGCCGTTCGTTCTGGTAGAAACCGCACTGCTGCTGTTCAGCTCCATCACCTACGGCATGGCGGCTATCGCCATGTACAAAAACAACAAAAGCCAAGTTGTCTCCTGGCTGGCGTTGACCTGGTTGTTTGGTGCTGGATTTATCGGGATGGAACTCTATGAATTCCATCACCTGATTGCGGAAGGCATGGGTCCGGATCGCAGCGGCTTCCTGTCAGCGTTCTTCGCGCTGGTCGGCACCCACGGTCTGCACGTGACATCTGGTCTGGTGTGGATGGCGGTCCTGATGTTCCAGGTTTCCCGTCGCGGCCTGACCAGTACCAACCGTACCCGTATCATGTGCCTGAGCTTGTTCTGGCACTTCCTGGACGTGGTATGGATTTGCGTGTTCTCTGTTGTCTATCTGATGGGGGCGATGTAATGAGTCATACTAACGATCATGGCGCTTCCCACGGCAGCGTAAAAACCTATATGACAGGTTTCATCCTGTCGATCATCCTGACGGTCATTCCGTTCTGGATGGTGATGAACGGTTCTGCTTCTAAGCCGGTGATTCTGGGCACCATCCTGGTTACCGCCGTAGTTCAGATTCTGGTGCATCTGGTTTGCTTCCTGCACATGAACACCAAGTCTGATGAAGGCTGGAACCTGACCGCCTTTATCTTTACCGTGATTATCATCGCTATCCTGGTAGTCGGTTCCATCTGGATTATGTGGAACCTCAACTACAACATGATGGTTCACTAAGAGCGGCGAGTATGTTTAAGCAATACCTGCAAGTAACGAAACCGGGCATTATTTTTGGCAACTTGATCTCCGTGATCGGGGGGTTCCTGCTGGCTTCCAAAGGCCACATCGATTATCCCCTGTTCCTCTACACGCTGATTGGCGTGTCATTGGTGGTCGCCTCTGGTTGTGTATTTAACAACTACATCGATCGTGACATCGATAAAAAGATGGAACGAACGAAAAACAGGGTGCTGGTCAGAGGGCTGATCTCGCCAAAAGTCTCGCTGGTGTACGCCGCCTTGTTGGGTATTGCTGGCTTTATGCTGTTGTGGTTTGGCGCTAACCCGCTGGCCTGCTGGCTCGGGGTGATGGGGTTCGTGGTGTATGTGGGCATTTACAGCCTGTATATGAAACGTCACTCCGTTTACGGCACGCTGATTGGCTCACTCTCCGGCGCGGCACCGCCGGTGATTGGCTACTGTGCTGTCACCAACGAGTTCGACAGCGGCGCGGCAATCCTGTTGGCGATTTTCAGCCTATGGCAAATGCCGCACTCGTATGCCATCGCGATTTTCCGCTTTAAGGATTATCAGGCCGCGAACATCCCGGTTCTGCCAGTAGTGAAAGGCATTTCCGTGGCGAAAAACCATATCACGCTGTACATCCTGGCGTTTGCTATCGCCACGCTGATGCTGTCGCTTGGCGGTTACGCAGGTTACAAATACCTGGTCGTTGCCGCGGCGGTCAGCCTCTGGTGGTTGGGCATGGCGCTGCGCGGGTACAAAGTTGAGGATGACAAGGTGTGGGCGCGCAAACTGTTCGTCTTCTCCATCGTCGCCATCACTTCCCTTTCCGTGATGATGTCCGTGGATTTTATGGTCCCTGATTCACACAGCCTGCTGGCCTACGTCTGGTGATCCAGACACGCTTTTAAAGGGTGCTTCGGCACCCTTTTTTCATTCTGCCGCCCCGGCATTTCAAGGGTAATATTTGTTAATTAAGCTGTTATTTACCCTGCCCTGCCCCCGCACTACACTATGTCCGGTTTTCAATTTGAGGTGGTAATGAACGATTATAAAATGACGCCAGGCGAGTTGCGCGCCACCTGGGGTTTAGGGACTGTATTCTCTTTGCGCATGCTTGGCATGTTTATGGTCCTGCCCGTTCTGACCACATACGGTATGGCACTCCAGGGTGCCAGTGAAGCATTAATAGGTCTGGCGATTGGCATTTATGGCCTCGCGCAGGCGGTATTTCAAATCCCCTTCGGTTTGCTCTCCGATCGTATTGGCCGCAAGCCATTAATCATTGGCGGACTGGTGATTTTTGTCGCTGGTAGCGTCATTGCCGCGTTATCGGACTCTATCTGGGGCATTATTCTTGGCCGCGCGTTGCAGGGTTCCGGCGCGATTGCCGCTGCCGTAATGGCGCTGCTTTCCGACCTTACCCGCGAACAAAACCGCACCAAAGCGATGGCGTTTATCGGCGTCAGTTTTGGCGTCACCTTTGCGATTGCCATGGTGCTGGGGCCTATCATCACCCACACGTTGGGTTTACACGCCCTGTTCTGGATGATTGCTGCGCTGGCGACGGCCGGTATCGCGCTCACGCTGTGGGTAGTGCCAAATAGCGAGCACCATGTTCGCAACCGTGAATCCGGCATGGTGAAAGACTGTTTCCAGATGGTGATGGCCAACCCGAAGCTGTTGAAGCTCAATTTCGGCATTATGTGCCTGCATATCCTGCTGATGTCGACCTTCGTCGCCCTTCCCGGCCAACTGGAAGCCGCCGGTTTTCTCGCGCCGGAGCACTGGAAAATCTACCTGGTTACCATGCTGGTTTCCTTCGTTTCCGTGGTGCCGTTTATCATCTACGCGGAGGTGAAACGCAAGATGAAGCGCGTCTTTGTCTTTTGCGTCGCGCTGCTGCTGATTGCGGAAATTGTGCTGTGGGGCGCCG
Coding sequences:
- the cyoA gene encoding cytochrome o ubiquinol oxidase subunit II; the encoded protein is MRLRKYNKSLGWLSLIAGTVLLSGCDSALLDPKGQIGLEQRSLILTAFGLMLIVVIPAILMAVGFAWKYRASNKDAKYSPNWSHSNKVEAVVWTVPILIILFLAVLTWKTTHSLEPSKPLAHDEHPITIEVVAMDWKWFFIYPEQGIATVNEIAFPANTPVEFKVTSNSVMNSFFIPRLGSQIYAMAGMQTKLHLIANEAGTYDGISASYSGPGFSGMKFKAIATPDRAAFDQWVAKAKQSSTTLPDMAAYEKIAAPSEYNKVEYFSSVKPDLFKDVINKFMGHGKSMDMTQPEGEHNSHEGMEGMDMSHAETSH
- the cyoB gene encoding cytochrome o ubiquinol oxidase subunit I; its protein translation is MFGKLTLDAVPYHEPIIMITIAAIIVGGLAVVGLISYFGKWSWLWNEWLTSVDHKRLGIMYVLVAVVMLLRGFADAVMMRSQQALASAGEAGFLPPHHYDQIFTAHGVIMIFFVAMPFVIGLMNLVVPLQIGARDVAFPFLNNLSFWFTVVGVILVNISLGVGEFAQTGWLAYPPLSGIEYSPGVGVDYWIWSLQLSGIGTTLTGINFLVTILKMRAPGMTMFKMPVFTWASLCANVLIIASFPILTVTIALLTLDRYLGTHFFTNDMGGNMMMYINLIWAWGHPEVYILVLPVFGVFSEITATFSRKRLFGYTSLVWATVCITILSFIVWLHHFFTMGAGANVNAFFGITTMIIAIPTGVKIFNWLFTMYQGRIVFHSAMLWTIGFIVTFSVGGMTGVLLAVPGADFVLHNSLFLIAHFHNVIIGGVVFGCFAGLTYWWPKAFGYTLNETWGKRAFWFWIIGFFVAFMPLYVLGFMGMTRRLSQQIDPQFHLMLMIAAGGAALIAIGILCLLIQIFVSIRDRDQNRDLTGDPWGGRTLEWATSSPPPFYNFAHVPEIHERDAFWEMKEKGEAYKQPAQYEEIHMPKNSGAGIVIAAFATVFGFAMIWHIWWMAIVGFAGIIISWIVKSFDEDVDYYVPVAEIEKLENQHFDEITKAGLKNGN
- a CDS encoding MFS transporter is translated as MNDYKMTPGELRATWGLGTVFSLRMLGMFMVLPVLTTYGMALQGASEALIGLAIGIYGLAQAVFQIPFGLLSDRIGRKPLIIGGLVIFVAGSVIAALSDSIWGIILGRALQGSGAIAAAVMALLSDLTREQNRTKAMAFIGVSFGVTFAIAMVLGPIITHTLGLHALFWMIAALATAGIALTLWVVPNSEHHVRNRESGMVKDCFQMVMANPKLLKLNFGIMCLHILLMSTFVALPGQLEAAGFLAPEHWKIYLVTMLVSFVSVVPFIIYAEVKRKMKRVFVFCVALLLIAEIVLWGAGPHFWEIVIGVQIFFLAFNLMEALLPSLISKEAPAGYKGTAMGIYSTSQFIGVAIGGSLGGWVDGLFDSQTVFLAGALLAMVWLLVASSMQEPPYVSSLRIAIPENVAIDDALQQRLLATAGVSEAMVVPEERSAYVKIDSKVTNRFEVEQALAG
- a CDS encoding cytochrome o ubiquinol oxidase subunit IV — protein: MSHTNDHGASHGSVKTYMTGFILSIILTVIPFWMVMNGSASKPVILGTILVTAVVQILVHLVCFLHMNTKSDEGWNLTAFIFTVIIIAILVVGSIWIMWNLNYNMMVH
- a CDS encoding cytochrome o ubiquinol oxidase subunit III — its product is MATDTLTNAHAHAHEHGHHDAGPNKVFGFWIYLMSDCILFCCLFATYAVLVNGTAGGPAGKDIFELPFVLVETALLLFSSITYGMAAIAMYKNNKSQVVSWLALTWLFGAGFIGMELYEFHHLIAEGMGPDRSGFLSAFFALVGTHGLHVTSGLVWMAVLMFQVSRRGLTSTNRTRIMCLSLFWHFLDVVWICVFSVVYLMGAM
- the cyoE gene encoding heme o synthase, whose protein sequence is MFKQYLQVTKPGIIFGNLISVIGGFLLASKGHIDYPLFLYTLIGVSLVVASGCVFNNYIDRDIDKKMERTKNRVLVRGLISPKVSLVYAALLGIAGFMLLWFGANPLACWLGVMGFVVYVGIYSLYMKRHSVYGTLIGSLSGAAPPVIGYCAVTNEFDSGAAILLAIFSLWQMPHSYAIAIFRFKDYQAANIPVLPVVKGISVAKNHITLYILAFAIATLMLSLGGYAGYKYLVVAAAVSLWWLGMALRGYKVEDDKVWARKLFVFSIVAITSLSVMMSVDFMVPDSHSLLAYVW